From the Nostoc sp. PCC 7107 genome, the window ATTACAACCCTCGAAACAGCTAAATAAAGCTACAGATAAACAAGATGCTAAAACACTGTTGGCAGTGGCTATTGGAGAGGTACGGCAAACTCTAAACTTTGCTGTTACTCATCAAGAAGGGATTCAGAAAGATTATGAAAAAGCGAAAGAAGAAGTGACTTTCTGGAAAAATAAGGCTCAGATAGCACTAAAAAACAATGATGATAATCTAGCCGTTAAAGCTGTACTCAAGAACAAAGTTAACAACAAAATTGTGTTTACTTTAAAAACACAGCTTCAAAAGCAGGAAATAACAGTAAATTTACTTAAACAAAACCTTACAGTTTTAGAAAATATTTTGGAATTATTAGAGACATAAGTAAAACATAAAATATTTTTTTTACTAAAGATTAATCAAATAACTTCTAGTAGATACAAAAACCCATGACACAAAACTCTAAAACAGGTGCAGTATTTATCGCTGGAGGAAGCCTAGCGGGCGCAGGTGTGTCTGCAACAGTTGGCGGAATGGGGTTAGCAGGCGGATTTGGTGCTGTCGGGATTGGAACTGCGCCTGTTGTTGGTGCTGGTGCTGTGGCTGGTGCAGCTGTTTATGGTGCTTTCAAGGCTGTAGCTGCGGGAGATGCTGCTGCTTTTGGTGCAATGGGAATTGGTGCTGTTGGTGGTGCTGGTTTTTCTGGCGTTGTTGGTGGTATGGGATTAGTTGCACCTAAAATCGGTTTGGCGTTTGGTATTGGGACTGTACCAATGGCTAGTGTGGGTGCAGTTATAGGACTGGCGGCTTATGGTTTTGCTAAGTTATTAGATGAATCTGAGGTGAAAGAAACTCCTGCACAGCTTTTTGCACGGATGGAAGAAAAAGTTTTGCAGATGGATTACTATAATGCCGCAGTCATAGAGTTAGGTTTATTTTTATCTGGTAATGATCTCAAGCAAAAATTTGCGGCTTTGGAGGTTGAGGAGGAGTTACAAAGGCTTAAGGCTGAATTTTCTACTGCAAAGACTGAACCCGAAACTGCAACTTTCAACCTTCAGCTTCCTGAAACTTGGAAATGTGTCAAAACTCTTCAGGGACATTTAGGAAGAGTCAATGCGATCGCTATCACTCCTGATGGTAATACTCTAGTTAGTGGCAGCGATGATAAACAAATAAATCTCTGGAATCTGAAAACAGGAAAATGGCTTTATACTTTCTCCGGTCAAGCAGAGGCGGTTCTATCTCTTGCTATCAGTCCTGATGGAAAACAGATTGTTAGTGGCTGTGTTGACCGCAAAATTAGTACTTGGCAAATAGATAAACAAAAATTTTTGCGGACATTTTTTTATTTAAACTCTCCCTACAGTCATCATAGTTTTGTTAATTCAGTTATATATAGTTCTGATGGCAGATTTATTACTAGTGCTAGTTCTGATAAAACCATCAGAATTTGGGGAGGCTATACAGGAGATTTAAAACGTACGCTGAATGGACACATAGATGCAGTTTTCTCTGTTGCCATCAGTCCTGATAGTAAAATTCTAGCTAGTGGCAGTGCGGATAAAACGATTAGAATTTGGGACTGCATCAACTGGAAACAACTAGAGATTTTTACGGAACATTCGGCAGCTGTAAATACTTTAGTTATCACCCCTGATGGTAAGACTTTAATTAGTGGTAGTACAGATACTACTATCAAACTCTGGAATCTCCATACAAGGAAATTAATTCAAACTTTGACTGGACATTCAGAAGCGATTTTATCTGTCGCTGTGAGTGCTGATGGAGAAATCTTAGCTAGTAGCACTCGCAAAACTATCAAAATCTGGCATATCCCAACTGGGAATTTATTACAAACTCTACCCGGTTGTAGTCCTGTCGCCTTTACGCCTGATAGTCAAATGTTGGTGAGTGGTGGTAACGGTGGTACTATCAAAATTTGGAGTCTGCAAGGTCTGAATGATTGGACTTGCAATTCTTTATTGTCTCAGAAATGGTGGGAAGTTTTAGGTGTAGATGCTAATGCTCAACCTCAAGATGTCAAGTTTGCTTACCTGCAATTAGCTAGACAATATCATCCTGACGTAAATAATTCTGCAACTGCTAAAGCATCGATGCAAGTCATCAATCAGGCTTATCAAAAATTTCAAACGCAACTGAAGTTTAAATGAAGTGCGATCGCCCTTATCCTTATAAAAAATTAATTATTATTTACAATACTTAAAATTGTGCTAAAAAAGTTACTGTAATCCTTAAAAAAACTTGAGTATATATGATTAACGTTAGCGAAGCCCTAGAACCTCTTGCTGCTTGGTTTCGTTCTCTGGGAATACCTCAGCCGATTGTGGAATGGGGACATCCGGGAATGATGGGAATTGTTGTGGTTGTGATGGGTAGCTATGTCGGATGGACTGGTTGGCGATATAGGCTGGCGAAGGATAAGGATGAGTCATTTAAAAACCGGATGAATCATCGTCTACTTGCACCTTGGATGTTTTTCTTTTTAGCGGCGGGTTATCCTGGTGGAGTTTTATCTTTGGTGATGCAGCGTCACGCAATTTTTGAAAGTCCTCATTTTTGGACTGGCTCTCTTGTACTCATATTGCTATTAATTAATAGTGTAATTTCGTTTACTGGCTTTGCTGGTGGTAAACCTGCTTTACGCACTACTCATGCTTATTTAGGCAGTGGAATCTTGGGACTTTTGGTTGTCCACGCTGTGTTAGGGCTGATTTAACTTGAGTATATTTTTGTGGTTTTGTTGTAATTTTTAACGAGTCATACTTAGCTTCAACAAGAAAGCCTGCATTTGCGGGCTTTGTTTGTAGGAATCTAAATAAACTATACTTCACCAACAAGCATCAATTTTTCTTGAGTGCTGCCCAGTTGAGAGTTTGAATTGTCTTATGCTTCAGA encodes:
- a CDS encoding DnaJ domain-containing protein; amino-acid sequence: MTQNSKTGAVFIAGGSLAGAGVSATVGGMGLAGGFGAVGIGTAPVVGAGAVAGAAVYGAFKAVAAGDAAAFGAMGIGAVGGAGFSGVVGGMGLVAPKIGLAFGIGTVPMASVGAVIGLAAYGFAKLLDESEVKETPAQLFARMEEKVLQMDYYNAAVIELGLFLSGNDLKQKFAALEVEEELQRLKAEFSTAKTEPETATFNLQLPETWKCVKTLQGHLGRVNAIAITPDGNTLVSGSDDKQINLWNLKTGKWLYTFSGQAEAVLSLAISPDGKQIVSGCVDRKISTWQIDKQKFLRTFFYLNSPYSHHSFVNSVIYSSDGRFITSASSDKTIRIWGGYTGDLKRTLNGHIDAVFSVAISPDSKILASGSADKTIRIWDCINWKQLEIFTEHSAAVNTLVITPDGKTLISGSTDTTIKLWNLHTRKLIQTLTGHSEAILSVAVSADGEILASSTRKTIKIWHIPTGNLLQTLPGCSPVAFTPDSQMLVSGGNGGTIKIWSLQGLNDWTCNSLLSQKWWEVLGVDANAQPQDVKFAYLQLARQYHPDVNNSATAKASMQVINQAYQKFQTQLKFK
- a CDS encoding DUF4079 domain-containing protein, encoding MINVSEALEPLAAWFRSLGIPQPIVEWGHPGMMGIVVVVMGSYVGWTGWRYRLAKDKDESFKNRMNHRLLAPWMFFFLAAGYPGGVLSLVMQRHAIFESPHFWTGSLVLILLLINSVISFTGFAGGKPALRTTHAYLGSGILGLLVVHAVLGLI